A single Bifidobacterium asteroides DNA region contains:
- a CDS encoding NAD(P)/FAD-dependent oxidoreductase, whose protein sequence is MTTIMVLGAGYAGLRVVKKLAHAKTDAHIVLVNQNEYHYESTQLHQVAAGTKEPADVVFDLRKSLPDSVELIIDKVVGIDQDNRKVSLEHHDPLSYDYLVNALGFESETFGIKGAEEYGWPLVDVDTALAARKKLEQTLARYQTSHDPLDLSIVVCGAGFTSIEYLGELVYRLPQLSKRLGFPMDQVKVDCIEASPKILPMFSKDLVDWAVDYLRKRGVNFHTSTAITEVRQDAVVSNDQEFKAHTIIWTTGVRGSHVIADSGYNQKRNRVVVRDDLSVEQHPEEFLVGDVSAVPDPQSGRLYPTTAQISMAQADTAAANVLARMRGQEPQRFTYRSLGTVCSLGPHDGVAEIDRMGTLKLKGKVVSVLKWIVNERSVLELADVRTMLESN, encoded by the coding sequence ATGACGACAATCATGGTGTTGGGAGCTGGTTATGCTGGTCTTCGCGTGGTCAAGAAGCTGGCTCATGCAAAGACTGATGCCCATATAGTCCTGGTCAATCAGAACGAGTACCACTACGAGTCCACCCAGCTGCACCAGGTGGCGGCGGGAACCAAGGAACCGGCGGACGTGGTCTTCGACCTGCGCAAGTCCCTGCCTGATTCGGTGGAGCTGATTATTGACAAGGTGGTTGGCATCGATCAGGACAACCGCAAGGTCAGCCTGGAGCATCACGATCCTCTGTCCTATGATTACCTGGTCAACGCCCTGGGCTTCGAGTCGGAAACCTTCGGCATCAAGGGTGCCGAAGAGTACGGGTGGCCGCTCGTTGACGTGGACACCGCCTTGGCGGCCCGCAAGAAGCTGGAACAGACGCTGGCCCGCTACCAGACCAGCCATGATCCGCTGGATCTGAGCATCGTGGTCTGCGGCGCTGGCTTCACCAGCATCGAGTACCTGGGCGAGTTGGTCTACCGTCTGCCTCAGCTCTCAAAGCGCCTGGGCTTCCCCATGGATCAGGTCAAGGTGGACTGCATAGAGGCTTCGCCCAAGATTCTGCCTATGTTCAGCAAGGACCTGGTCGACTGGGCTGTGGATTACCTGCGCAAGCGGGGGGTCAACTTCCACACATCGACTGCTATCACCGAGGTCAGGCAGGATGCTGTGGTCTCCAATGACCAGGAGTTCAAGGCCCATACGATCATTTGGACAACGGGTGTGCGTGGTAGCCACGTTATTGCCGATTCCGGGTATAATCAGAAGCGTAACCGTGTAGTGGTCAGGGATGATCTGTCGGTGGAGCAGCATCCAGAGGAATTCCTGGTGGGTGATGTCAGCGCCGTTCCCGACCCCCAATCGGGTCGGCTCTATCCAACCACTGCACAGATTTCGATGGCCCAGGCTGATACCGCGGCCGCGAATGTCCTCGCCAGAATGCGGGGGCAGGAGCCCCAGCGGTTCACCTACAGAAGCCTGGGGACCGTGTGCTCTCTCGGTCCTCACGATGGGGTTGCCGAAATCGACCGTATGGGCACGCTGAAGCTCAAGGGCAAGGTGGTCTCGGTCCTGAAGTGGATCGTGAACGAGCGGTCGGTCCTGGAATTGGCTGACGTGCGTACCATGTTGGAGAGCAACTGA
- the cydB gene encoding cytochrome d ubiquinol oxidase subunit II: protein MSFLQGLWFFVIGLLFAGFLLLEGFDFGVGMATRFVARDGDERATFMRAIGPHWDGNEVWLITAGGAMFAAFPLWYASLFSGYYLLLFLVLVSLILRGVSFEFASHALTSRERGVWQWANFIGSLFAPFFLGMMLTSLIQGIPMDKNGDAWPGFFDVFNWLSVVGGIAVVFFSFVHGLHFLSLKMGVMDSRRMLNVSEKAYWIAYPALVVFVLLAIFNTDFYKARPLSTWLITVIILASVIGGHVAVFKKHGGYAFTCSGITLMAIIAFIFNGLFPRVMIADDPAHNLLIQDASASPLTMKIMTVVLCIFLPIMLAYFIWSYFIQRKRLDTDGAHLASPVAPSATVAETV from the coding sequence ATGAGTTTTCTACAAGGTTTGTGGTTCTTTGTCATTGGCCTGCTTTTTGCAGGATTCCTTCTGCTTGAAGGATTCGACTTTGGCGTTGGCATGGCTACCAGGTTCGTGGCCCGCGATGGTGATGAGCGCGCCACCTTCATGAGGGCTATCGGCCCCCACTGGGATGGCAACGAGGTCTGGCTGATCACCGCCGGCGGCGCTATGTTTGCTGCTTTCCCACTCTGGTATGCCTCCCTCTTCTCCGGGTATTACCTCCTGCTCTTCCTGGTGCTGGTCTCCCTGATCCTGCGCGGCGTCTCTTTCGAGTTCGCCTCCCATGCGCTGACCAGCCGTGAGCGTGGTGTCTGGCAGTGGGCCAACTTCATCGGCTCGCTCTTTGCGCCATTCTTCCTGGGCATGATGCTGACCAGCCTGATCCAGGGCATTCCCATGGATAAGAACGGCGATGCGTGGCCCGGGTTCTTCGACGTGTTCAACTGGCTGTCTGTGGTCGGCGGCATCGCTGTCGTCTTCTTCAGCTTCGTTCATGGCCTGCACTTCCTGAGCCTGAAGATGGGGGTCATGGATTCCCGTCGGATGCTCAACGTCAGCGAGAAGGCTTACTGGATCGCCTATCCAGCTCTGGTCGTCTTCGTGCTCCTGGCCATCTTCAACACCGACTTCTACAAGGCGCGTCCCCTGTCCACCTGGCTGATCACCGTAATTATCCTGGCCTCGGTTATTGGAGGTCACGTTGCCGTTTTCAAGAAGCATGGCGGCTACGCTTTCACCTGCTCGGGCATCACCCTGATGGCCATCATCGCCTTTATCTTCAACGGGCTCTTCCCGCGGGTGATGATCGCTGATGATCCGGCCCACAACCTGCTGATTCAGGATGCCTCAGCTTCGCCGCTGACTATGAAGATCATGACTGTGGTGCTTTGCATCTTCCTGCCCATCATGCTGGCCTACTTCATCTGGAGCTACTTCATCCAGCGCAAGCGGCTGGACACCGATGGTGCCCATCTGGCCTCTCCTGTGGCCCCTTCGGCCACTGTGGCTGAGACCGTCTGA
- a CDS encoding ABC transporter ATP-binding protein/permease, which yields MIDKNLFRFDGVRSTLGLLAALSLVQGIGVVVQAYGLTLALVRIWHLQNLKVLVVPVLIFLAAYTCRQLCDVAKDRFATDRADAIIAELRPRIQDKVFSLGPSALARRGTGSAVTMLVDGLDQVRTYVLTVLPKMMDLIFIPLIVLVVVWTQDAGSGLILLLMLPLLIFFMIILGLAARDRSSRQYAQFRKLNTRFMDTVLGLPTLKMLGIDKEYEDEIYSVSDRFRKRTMSVIRVAMTSTFALDFFATLAIAIMAVFLGNNLINAKVELFPALLALILAPEYFMPIRQFGDDFHATLNGKNALDDIADMLAQPEPKRLEELDWSGWKENSHLRLEGIDFAYPGPKPVESNASAGAQMDAMAKSESQKSSKKGSKRKASKVHDGNGGAVSAEAGSTASQGTEVEAAVDSQEQPLALSGLDFNLHGFSKVAIVGRSGAGKSTLMDLLAGFDQPKAGAIDLDGHQLEHCNVAAWQRHISYIPQNPFIFHGTVADNIRFYKQDADDAAVARAADRAGLSDWLQTLSDGLNTRIGEGNRGISGGQAQRIALARGILDPSREILFFDEPTAHLDIETEYDLKQTLLPIMDGHLVVLATHRLHWLANMDWVIMLEHGRIVAQGDPRKLIGQGGPLDALIDEMGGNQIADYQQD from the coding sequence TTGATTGACAAAAATCTCTTCCGTTTCGACGGAGTCCGGTCCACATTGGGTCTGCTGGCCGCACTGTCCCTGGTTCAGGGAATAGGCGTGGTGGTTCAGGCCTATGGGTTGACCCTGGCTCTGGTACGTATTTGGCACCTTCAGAACCTCAAGGTGCTAGTGGTGCCGGTACTGATCTTTCTGGCCGCCTACACCTGTCGACAGCTCTGCGATGTGGCCAAGGATCGTTTTGCCACTGACCGTGCCGACGCCATCATAGCCGAACTTCGGCCCCGTATTCAGGACAAGGTCTTCTCGCTGGGGCCGTCGGCTCTGGCCCGGCGTGGCACGGGCTCGGCCGTAACCATGCTGGTGGATGGGCTTGACCAGGTGCGTACCTACGTGCTGACGGTCCTGCCAAAGATGATGGATCTCATCTTCATCCCATTGATTGTCTTGGTTGTGGTCTGGACCCAGGATGCAGGTTCCGGGCTCATCCTCCTGCTCATGTTGCCCCTGCTTATCTTCTTCATGATCATCCTGGGCCTGGCAGCCAGGGATCGTTCCAGTCGGCAGTACGCTCAGTTCCGCAAGCTCAACACCAGATTCATGGATACGGTCCTGGGCCTGCCGACCCTGAAGATGCTGGGCATTGACAAGGAGTACGAGGACGAGATCTATTCGGTCTCGGACCGCTTCCGCAAGAGGACCATGAGCGTTATCAGGGTGGCCATGACCTCCACCTTTGCTCTGGACTTCTTTGCCACCTTGGCCATCGCCATCATGGCCGTCTTCCTGGGCAACAATCTGATCAATGCCAAGGTGGAGCTCTTTCCAGCCCTCCTGGCCCTGATTCTGGCCCCTGAATACTTCATGCCCATCCGCCAGTTCGGAGACGACTTCCACGCCACGCTGAACGGCAAGAACGCCTTGGACGATATTGCGGATATGCTGGCGCAACCAGAGCCCAAGCGCTTGGAGGAACTGGACTGGTCCGGGTGGAAGGAGAACAGCCACCTGCGTCTGGAAGGAATAGACTTCGCCTATCCTGGCCCCAAGCCGGTGGAGAGCAATGCTTCAGCCGGGGCGCAGATGGATGCCATGGCCAAGTCCGAGAGCCAAAAGTCAAGCAAGAAGGGCAGCAAGCGCAAGGCATCCAAGGTTCATGACGGTAATGGGGGAGCGGTCTCGGCTGAGGCCGGTTCCACGGCATCGCAGGGAACTGAAGTCGAGGCAGCTGTGGATTCTCAGGAGCAGCCTCTGGCGCTGAGCGGCCTGGACTTCAACCTGCACGGCTTTTCCAAGGTGGCCATTGTCGGTCGCTCCGGAGCCGGCAAGTCCACGTTGATGGATCTGCTGGCCGGCTTTGACCAGCCCAAGGCAGGCGCCATCGACCTGGATGGTCATCAGCTGGAGCATTGCAACGTGGCTGCCTGGCAGCGGCACATCAGCTACATTCCGCAGAACCCCTTCATCTTCCACGGCACAGTGGCCGACAACATCCGCTTCTACAAGCAGGATGCAGACGATGCCGCCGTGGCCCGTGCAGCCGACCGAGCCGGATTGAGCGACTGGCTGCAAACATTGTCTGACGGTCTGAACACTCGAATCGGAGAGGGCAACCGAGGCATCAGCGGCGGCCAGGCCCAGCGAATCGCCTTGGCCAGGGGGATCCTTGACCCCTCACGCGAGATTCTGTTCTTTGACGAGCCCACAGCCCACCTGGACATCGAGACCGAATACGACCTGAAGCAGACCCTGCTGCCCATCATGGACGGGCACCTGGTTGTCCTGGCCACCCACCGGCTGCACTGGCTGGCCAACATGGACTGGGTGATCATGCTGGAGCATGGACGAATTGTGGCCCAGGGCGATCCGCGCAAGCTGATTGGTCAAGGCGGACCCTTGGATGCGCTGATCGATGAGATGGGAGGGAACCAGATTGCCGACTACCAGCAGGACTGA
- the cydC gene encoding thiol reductant ABC exporter subunit CydC, with translation MHIWHRDHWFWPYLRENKGLLALIFFLGTITFVCAAGLMFTSGFLISRSARHPFNIFAVYVPVVLTRAFGIGRPTFKYMERIKSHDWVLRVVSKLRVQLYRTLSQDAAFLNEHERTGTVLGMLSDDLDHLENFYLRTIFPTVVAYMMWVVVTIAVGVFSWLTSLLLFLLFALILILIPLVSLAYSDGRYDMEKARRQDQYTAVTESYMGLGDWVITRRRRRFVDTASGDFNDIATGRKEQKRFERWRNCGIQMIFALMVVALIVGADLRMTSSTSIADFAAAVVLAVFPLVDCFIVVSQAVAEVPLYTDSLDHLNDLTERVESRRIEPSAQTRLEGPIKSIVFDHVSFSYGPDDPLLLDDFSLRIEGGQRVALLGPSGEGKTTVLQLLLGDLRPTSGRILINGIPVDALQDQRPELFGYLNQQAFLFNTTIASNVRLGAPQADDDQVRQALKAVQLDQVVDDMPQGIDTPVDEAGGRLSGGQRQRLALARIVLKRTPIILLDEPTIGLDPITERRLMAMIFKVSQDRTLLWVTHHLQGLEEADQVIFMQDGHIAMQGRPVDLYHANARFRELYRMDVSDVDNGAGQGIYLKKQSDSDGRNPVE, from the coding sequence ATGCATATCTGGCATCGGGACCATTGGTTCTGGCCCTACCTGCGTGAGAACAAGGGGCTGCTTGCCCTGATCTTCTTCCTGGGGACCATCACCTTCGTGTGCGCGGCTGGACTGATGTTCACATCGGGATTCCTGATCAGCAGGTCGGCCCGCCATCCCTTCAACATCTTCGCCGTATACGTGCCGGTGGTCCTTACCAGGGCCTTCGGCATCGGACGACCCACATTCAAGTACATGGAGCGCATCAAGAGCCATGACTGGGTGCTCCGGGTGGTTTCCAAGCTGCGGGTTCAGCTCTACCGCACCCTCTCGCAGGATGCGGCCTTCCTGAACGAGCATGAGCGCACAGGCACGGTCCTGGGCATGCTCTCGGACGACCTGGACCATCTGGAGAACTTCTACCTGCGCACCATCTTCCCCACGGTCGTAGCCTACATGATGTGGGTGGTGGTGACCATCGCCGTAGGCGTCTTCTCCTGGCTGACCTCGCTCCTGCTCTTCCTGCTTTTCGCCCTGATCCTGATCCTGATCCCGCTGGTCTCGCTGGCTTATTCAGACGGGCGTTACGACATGGAGAAGGCACGGCGGCAGGATCAATACACTGCAGTGACCGAGAGCTACATGGGCCTGGGGGATTGGGTGATTACCCGCCGTCGGCGGCGCTTCGTGGACACGGCGTCCGGTGACTTCAACGACATCGCCACCGGCCGCAAAGAGCAGAAGCGGTTTGAACGCTGGCGCAACTGCGGCATCCAGATGATTTTCGCCCTCATGGTGGTGGCTCTGATTGTTGGAGCGGATCTGCGTATGACCAGCTCCACCTCCATTGCGGACTTCGCGGCAGCCGTGGTCCTGGCGGTCTTCCCTCTGGTCGACTGCTTCATCGTGGTCTCCCAGGCCGTGGCCGAGGTTCCCCTCTACACAGACTCGCTGGACCACCTGAATGATCTGACCGAGCGGGTCGAGTCCCGGCGAATTGAGCCGAGCGCCCAGACCAGGCTGGAGGGGCCGATCAAGTCAATCGTCTTCGACCATGTCAGCTTCTCCTATGGTCCTGATGACCCCCTGCTGCTGGACGACTTCAGCCTGCGAATCGAAGGCGGGCAGCGCGTGGCCCTGCTCGGTCCCAGCGGCGAGGGCAAGACGACGGTCCTTCAGCTGCTCCTGGGCGACCTGCGCCCCACCAGTGGCCGCATCCTGATCAATGGAATACCGGTCGATGCCTTGCAGGATCAGCGTCCTGAGCTCTTTGGCTACCTGAACCAGCAGGCCTTCCTCTTCAACACCACCATCGCCTCCAACGTGCGTCTGGGCGCTCCCCAGGCCGATGATGATCAGGTTCGCCAGGCTCTGAAGGCTGTACAGCTGGATCAGGTCGTAGATGACATGCCCCAGGGAATCGACACGCCGGTGGATGAGGCTGGCGGCCGTCTTTCAGGCGGGCAGCGCCAGCGTCTGGCCCTGGCCAGGATTGTGCTCAAGCGCACGCCGATCATTCTTCTGGACGAGCCAACCATCGGTCTGGATCCCATAACCGAGCGGCGGCTCATGGCCATGATCTTCAAGGTCAGCCAGGATCGCACCCTTCTTTGGGTGACCCACCACCTCCAGGGGCTGGAGGAGGCCGACCAGGTCATCTTTATGCAGGATGGTCATATAGCCATGCAGGGTCGACCTGTTGATTTGTACCATGCGAACGCCCGTTTCCGTGAACTTTATCGCATGGATGTCTCGGACGTGGACAATGGTGCCGGTCAAGGGATATACTTAAAGAAGCAGTCAGATTCAGATGGACGGAACCCTGTTGAATGA
- a CDS encoding cytochrome ubiquinol oxidase subunit I yields MFTVLGLSRFQFAMTTIFHFFYVPMTIGLALAVAIMETTYVVTKKDVYKKMTMFWSKIFLLSFAVGVVTGIIQEFQFGMNWSNYSRFMGDIFGAPLAIEALLAFFLESTFIGVWMFTWNRFKPAVHVIFIWLTFLGSSMSAIWILAANSFMQHPVGFEINQATGHVRLRSFGDVMSNPQLWIEFPHVFFAAVCTGAFVVMGCSAFSLLRMHMGNKDQAVAAVEADSEKQAKVNLFTKSIRLAALLGLIGSICVITYGDLQGKYIVTDQPMKLAATEGIYEDTGDPAPWNAVALINEKDHKIEGSVEIPGAMSQLAYGKKTGAVKGMNTVNKELHEKYDAKYGKDMNYYVPVTTLFWVFRLMVGIGFAFALISALVLWFTRKKKNTLFTTRWKLWIMGIFTFAPFAATTSGWLVTELGRYPWLVYGYQTIADGVSPTSTVPNLLFTCIVYFLLFLVLGGVMVFYTRRTLHQGPFYKPDDGNGPQPAKVHGAPARVALA; encoded by the coding sequence ATGTTCACTGTATTGGGATTGTCTAGATTCCAGTTCGCCATGACGACGATATTCCACTTCTTCTATGTCCCTATGACCATCGGTCTGGCCCTGGCGGTCGCCATCATGGAGACCACCTATGTGGTGACCAAGAAGGATGTCTACAAGAAGATGACCATGTTCTGGTCCAAGATCTTCCTGCTCTCCTTCGCGGTCGGCGTGGTCACGGGCATCATCCAGGAGTTCCAGTTCGGCATGAACTGGTCCAACTACTCCAGATTCATGGGTGACATCTTCGGTGCCCCCCTGGCCATCGAGGCCCTGCTGGCCTTCTTCCTGGAGTCCACTTTCATCGGCGTGTGGATGTTCACCTGGAATAGGTTCAAGCCGGCCGTGCATGTGATCTTCATCTGGCTGACCTTCCTGGGTTCCTCCATGTCGGCCATCTGGATTCTGGCTGCCAATAGCTTCATGCAGCACCCGGTTGGTTTCGAGATCAACCAGGCCACCGGTCATGTGCGACTGCGCAGCTTCGGTGATGTCATGTCCAATCCCCAGCTGTGGATCGAGTTCCCCCACGTCTTCTTCGCCGCCGTCTGCACAGGGGCCTTCGTGGTCATGGGCTGCAGCGCCTTCAGCCTGCTGAGAATGCACATGGGGAACAAGGATCAGGCCGTGGCCGCTGTCGAGGCCGACTCCGAGAAGCAGGCCAAGGTCAACCTGTTCACCAAGTCCATTCGTCTGGCCGCCCTGCTCGGTCTTATCGGTTCCATCTGCGTGATCACCTACGGTGATTTGCAGGGCAAGTACATCGTGACCGATCAGCCCATGAAGCTGGCCGCCACCGAAGGCATCTACGAGGACACCGGCGATCCCGCTCCTTGGAATGCCGTGGCTCTGATCAATGAGAAGGACCATAAGATTGAAGGGTCCGTCGAGATTCCCGGAGCCATGTCACAGCTGGCTTACGGCAAGAAGACAGGCGCCGTCAAGGGCATGAACACCGTCAACAAGGAGTTGCACGAGAAGTACGATGCCAAGTATGGCAAGGACATGAACTACTACGTGCCGGTCACCACCCTATTCTGGGTCTTCCGTCTGATGGTCGGAATCGGGTTTGCCTTTGCCCTGATATCAGCATTGGTGCTCTGGTTCACACGTAAGAAGAAGAACACGCTCTTCACCACACGCTGGAAGCTCTGGATCATGGGTATCTTTACTTTCGCCCCCTTCGCTGCGACGACCAGTGGCTGGCTGGTGACTGAGCTTGGACGCTATCCATGGCTGGTTTATGGTTATCAGACCATTGCCGATGGCGTTTCGCCCACCAGCACGGTGCCGAACCTGCTCTTCACCTGCATTGTCTACTTCCTGCTCTTCCTGGTTCTGGGCGGAGTCATGGTCTTCTATACCAGGAGGACCCTGCACCAGGGACCCTTCTACAAGCCGGATGACGGCAATGGGCCGCAGCCTGCCAAGGTGCATGGCGCACCAGCTCGGGTGGCCCTGGCCTAA
- a CDS encoding polyprenyl synthetase family protein — translation MAEGQELLLRKDLERVVDRLHQERTHVAPYQEDYRRLLDNHGKMIRAAMVALFARAGARTKGHLDDTVITGAAAIEMLHLATLVHDDVLDNAPIRRNKPTVHTIRGNKAAIYLGDLILSRYMEIMASIAPDTGFIREQAGTVCEIVGGELYQESDRHHTHITIDDYDRAISGKTAALFRLACLTGIRLDGQPIDPALEQTARDFGGNLGMAFQIIDDINDFDLDRDSGKPKLEDIRDGIYTLPVLLGFQKDENFRALVQQDDPEQVVDYLRAHPQLMESSRQTAKDYLRRASDSLEDSPMSEGIRSLLQRIVSKLTAQV, via the coding sequence ATGGCAGAAGGACAAGAGCTCCTGTTGCGCAAGGATCTTGAGCGGGTTGTCGACCGCCTGCACCAGGAACGTACTCATGTAGCGCCCTATCAGGAGGATTACCGTCGACTGCTGGATAACCACGGCAAGATGATTCGCGCCGCTATGGTGGCTCTCTTTGCGCGGGCCGGAGCACGAACCAAAGGACACTTGGACGACACCGTCATCACCGGCGCCGCCGCCATCGAGATGCTTCATCTGGCCACCTTGGTCCACGACGACGTTCTGGATAACGCCCCCATCCGCCGCAACAAGCCCACGGTCCACACCATCCGGGGCAACAAGGCCGCCATCTATCTAGGTGATCTGATCCTCTCCCGCTACATGGAGATCATGGCCTCCATCGCCCCTGACACAGGCTTTATCCGCGAACAGGCCGGCACGGTCTGCGAGATCGTAGGTGGAGAGCTCTACCAGGAGTCCGACCGCCACCACACCCACATAACCATTGACGATTACGACAGAGCCATCTCCGGCAAGACCGCAGCCCTCTTCCGACTGGCCTGCCTGACCGGGATCCGCCTTGACGGCCAGCCAATTGACCCGGCATTGGAGCAGACCGCCAGAGACTTCGGCGGCAATCTAGGCATGGCTTTCCAGATCATTGACGACATCAACGATTTTGATCTGGATCGTGACAGCGGCAAGCCCAAGCTGGAGGATATCCGCGACGGAATCTACACTCTGCCGGTTCTGCTGGGGTTCCAGAAGGATGAGAACTTCAGAGCCTTGGTCCAGCAGGACGATCCCGAACAGGTAGTCGACTACCTCAGAGCACATCCCCAGTTGATGGAAAGCAGCCGTCAAACCGCCAAAGACTATCTGCGGCGGGCTTCAGACAGCCTGGAGGATTCCCCCATGTCTGAGGGCATACGCAGCTTGCTGCAGCGGATTGTAAGCAAGCTGACTGCCCAGGTCTGA
- a CDS encoding serine/threonine protein phosphatase has translation MSQHYHADQVSPQGGGGEHDRPLSVSARLGRLQFHYSGKFRLLQLADVQEGPKVSPDTIRLIGAACDAAKPDLVVFSGNQVAGYDTAYERTFRKRRWSTPLDGIYSAGLSMGGALGLGGASLKRSAKSQDGQAVADRREPDRRDAERVRQQNIKHTEDLVRRTVGLVTGPLVERGIPFVVTYGNHDFQCGLDTDQMDAIYREVPGCLNPEATVAHPDRVHALIGSALPSQTAFVCAPGTFALPVADCDGHGVVMGLVLLDSGDYARAGGYGSPSAQALDFLAAAPDLLGNRSIVFQHMPIPQFYDLLKPVPATTAYAVQGYRSFDSRCYILDESRTCPGSYLGEGVSCPDEDSGEYDLLTRNRGYFALFAGHDHRNGFVGRSGDLTLGATPTCGFGSYGPVPSKRAARLFEFDIRHPHHPRTQLLEFGQLVGRPGSHKVYTFAMSHVPTSTGDAVNLLRRPGFLAGGLTALAGLIASWGSSRRRSGPRR, from the coding sequence ATGAGTCAGCATTACCACGCGGATCAGGTCTCCCCACAAGGCGGCGGGGGAGAGCATGATCGACCGCTGTCCGTTTCGGCCCGGCTGGGGCGACTTCAGTTCCATTACTCAGGCAAGTTCAGACTCCTGCAGCTGGCCGACGTCCAGGAAGGCCCCAAGGTCTCTCCGGACACAATCAGGCTGATAGGCGCGGCTTGCGATGCGGCAAAGCCCGATCTGGTGGTCTTCTCAGGCAACCAGGTAGCCGGTTACGACACGGCCTACGAGCGCACCTTCCGCAAGAGGCGCTGGAGCACTCCCCTGGACGGCATCTATTCTGCTGGTCTGAGCATGGGCGGCGCCTTGGGGCTTGGGGGAGCCTCTCTGAAACGCTCTGCCAAGTCCCAGGATGGTCAGGCTGTTGCGGACCGCCGGGAACCAGACCGCAGGGATGCCGAGCGTGTACGCCAGCAGAACATCAAGCACACTGAGGATCTGGTCCGCAGAACCGTTGGCCTGGTCACCGGCCCGCTGGTTGAACGCGGGATTCCCTTCGTCGTCACCTATGGCAACCACGACTTCCAGTGTGGGCTGGACACCGACCAGATGGATGCCATCTATCGGGAGGTGCCCGGTTGCCTGAACCCGGAGGCCACGGTCGCCCATCCTGATCGAGTCCATGCGCTGATCGGGTCGGCCCTGCCCTCCCAGACGGCTTTCGTCTGCGCTCCAGGCACCTTCGCGCTGCCTGTGGCGGATTGCGACGGTCACGGGGTGGTCATGGGCCTGGTCCTGCTGGACTCTGGCGACTATGCCCGGGCAGGAGGCTATGGCTCACCGTCGGCGCAGGCCCTGGACTTTCTGGCGGCCGCTCCCGATCTTCTGGGCAACCGGTCCATAGTCTTCCAGCACATGCCCATTCCCCAGTTCTACGATCTGCTCAAGCCGGTGCCAGCCACCACAGCCTATGCGGTCCAAGGTTACAGAAGTTTCGACTCCCGTTGCTACATTCTGGACGAATCGCGCACCTGCCCCGGCTCCTACCTGGGCGAGGGGGTCTCCTGCCCGGATGAGGACAGCGGCGAGTATGACCTGCTGACCCGGAACCGGGGCTATTTCGCCCTCTTCGCCGGGCATGACCATCGCAATGGCTTTGTCGGCCGTAGCGGAGATCTGACGCTGGGGGCCACGCCTACATGCGGATTCGGCTCATACGGTCCGGTGCCCAGCAAGCGGGCTGCCCGGCTCTTCGAGTTCGACATCCGCCATCCCCATCATCCTCGCACTCAGCTCCTGGAGTTCGGGCAATTGGTGGGGCGGCCAGGATCCCACAAGGTCTACACCTTCGCCATGAGCCATGTGCCCACCTCCACCGGGGACGCGGTCAACCTCTTGCGTCGGCCCGGGTTCTTGGCGGGCGGCCTGACGGCTCTTGCCGGGCTGATCGCCTCCTGGGGATCCAGCAGGCGGCGGTCAGGACCAAGGCGTTAG
- a CDS encoding IclR family transcriptional regulator produces MHQEEIHSGVGVLDKTVRILDTLETGPMTLGQLVNATGLARPTAHRLAIALERHRFVLRDAHGRFVLGSRFAELAAAAGEDRLLTASGPILHTLLNRSGESAQIFRRQGEVRVCIAAVERASGLRDSIPVGALLSMEAGSAAQILLAWEEPERLHQGLRHAKFNAATLATVRKRGWAESINEREEGVCSISAPIRNGSGQVMAAISISGPVNRMSTTPGRRYAPLVMAAGKYLTEALLRASSPARRRV; encoded by the coding sequence ATGCATCAGGAGGAGATTCATTCGGGCGTCGGCGTTCTGGACAAGACGGTGCGAATTCTGGACACCCTGGAGACTGGACCCATGACCCTGGGCCAGCTGGTCAACGCCACAGGGTTGGCTCGACCCACAGCCCACCGACTGGCCATCGCCTTGGAGCGCCACCGCTTCGTGCTGCGGGACGCGCATGGCCGCTTCGTCCTGGGCTCCCGCTTCGCCGAGCTGGCCGCTGCCGCTGGCGAGGATCGACTGCTGACCGCCTCGGGGCCCATCCTGCATACACTGCTCAACCGTTCGGGCGAGTCAGCCCAGATTTTCCGCCGCCAAGGCGAAGTCCGTGTCTGCATCGCCGCGGTGGAACGCGCCTCGGGCCTGCGCGACTCCATCCCCGTAGGCGCCCTGCTGTCCATGGAGGCCGGGTCGGCAGCGCAGATTCTGCTGGCCTGGGAGGAACCCGAGCGCCTCCATCAGGGTCTGCGGCACGCCAAGTTCAACGCAGCGACCCTGGCCACGGTCCGCAAGCGCGGCTGGGCCGAATCCATCAACGAGCGGGAAGAAGGCGTCTGCTCCATCTCGGCCCCCATCCGCAACGGATCCGGGCAGGTCATGGCCGCCATATCCATCTCCGGGCCGGTCAACCGCATGTCCACAACGCCGGGAAGGCGCTACGCCCCCCTGGTCATGGCCGCCGGCAAATATCTGACAGAAGCCCTGCTGCGAGCCTCATCTCCCGCCCGTCGCAGGGTCTGA